From the Musa acuminata AAA Group cultivar baxijiao chromosome BXJ1-2, Cavendish_Baxijiao_AAA, whole genome shotgun sequence genome, one window contains:
- the LOC135606372 gene encoding probable membrane metalloprotease ARASP2, chloroplastic encodes MMMSLSASAHSFLLLPPCRPKLGSISFPHSLLRPIHTPPPALQPFLFPRHRRRRRRRGGREGSGHPSAGPTAAVGGIEGPQSVAEAASVLAAIILVHEGGHFLAATLQGIRVSKFAVGFGPVLASFVAGGVEYSLRAFPLGGFVGFPDDDPDSDVPPDDADLLKNRPVLDRILVVSAGVAANVVFAYLIVFAQVLTVGLPVQEPVPGLLVPEVRPGSAAARDGLRPGDVILGINGAPAPSVSDLVDVIKTSAGRNVAMTVAREGTKSVELSVVPDENTDGTGRIGVQLSPNYRLSKVRAKNLAQATVFASREFLGLSATVLDGLKQTFLNFSQSASKVSGPVAIIAVGAEVARSSSDGLFQFAAVINLNLAVINLLPLPALDGGSLALILVEAARGGRKIPREVEQRIMSSGILVVVMLGLFLIVRDTLNLDFIKEML; translated from the coding sequence ATGATGATGAGCCTCTCGGCCTCAGCtcactccttcctcctcctccctccttgcCGTCCAAAGCTCGGTTCCATCTCTTTCCCTCACTCCCTCCTCAGACCCATCCACACCCCTCCCCCCGCCCTCCAACCCTTCCTCTTCCCCCGCCATCGCCGGCGCCGGCGGCGCCGCGGGGGACGGGAGGGCAGTGGTCATCCCTCCGCCGGCCCCACCGCCGCTGTCGGCGGCATCGAGGGTCCCCAGTCCGTCGCTGAGGCCGCCTCCGTCCTTGCCGCCATCATCCTCGTCCACGAGGGCGGCCACTTCCTGGCCGCCACACTCCAAGGCATCCGCGTCAGCAAGTTCGCCGTCGGCTTCGGCCCGGTGCTCGCCAGCTTCGTCGCTGGCGGCGTCGAGTATTCCCTCCGCGCCTTCCCCCTCGGCGGCTTCGTCGGGTTCCCCGACGATGACCCCGACAGTGACGTCCCCCCCGACGACGCCGACCTCCTCAAGAACCGCCCCGTCCTCGATCGCATCCTCGTCGTCTCCGCCGGCGTCGCTGCCAACGTCGTCTTCGCGTACCTGATCGTCTTCGCCCAGGTGCTCACCGTCGGCCTCCCCGTTCAGGAGCCGGTGCCCGGGTTGCTCGTGCCCGAGGTGCGCCCCGGATCGGCCGCCGCGCGCGACGGCCTCCGCCCCGGCGACGTCATTCTCGGGATCAACGGGGCTCCCGCGCCCTCCGTCTCGGACCTCGTCGATGTTATCAAGACGAGCGCCGGGAGGAATGTGGCGATGACGGTGGCGAGGGAGGGGACCAAATCTGTGGAGCTCTCGGTGGTTCCCGACGAGAACACCGACGGGACTGGGAGAATTGGAGTCCAATTGTCGCCCAATTATAGGCTTTCCAAGGTCCGGGCGAAGAACCTGGCACAGGCCACAGTGTTTGCTAGTAGAGAATTCTTGGGGTTGTCTGCCACAGTGCTCGATGGCCTGAAGCAGACCTTCTTGAACTTTTCTCAGTCGGCAAGCAAGGTCTCCGGCCCCGTGGCCATAATCGCAGTGGGCGCGGAGGTCGCAAGGTCGAGCTCCGATGGGCTGTTCCAGTTTGCCGCGGTGATCAATCTTAACCTTGCGGTGATCAACCTTCTGCCATTGCCAGCCCTCGACGGTGGGTCACTGGCACTTATTCTTGTGGAGGCAGCCAGAGGTGGGAGGAAGATCCCGCGGGAGGTGGAGCAGCGGATTATGTCGTCGGGGATCTTGGTGGTTGTGATGCTGGGGCTTTTTCTCATTGTTCGTGATACGCTGAACCTGGATTTTATCAAGGAGATGTTGTGA